A single window of Gemmatimonadota bacterium DNA harbors:
- the sat gene encoding sulfate adenylyltransferase has product MSIEPHGGTLIDRCVTGAKREQLIEEAAGLPKVLLNEWQVSDLDMIACGAMSPLTGFLGEADYRSVVDSMRLADGTPWSLPICLRVDEGAADGADRVALCAADGGLLAVMDVAERYHADKTSEAVKVYRTDEDAHAGVAALYSQGDVALGGEVHVVNRVPYADFLSQRLDPAGIRAVMKERGWETMVGFQTRNPIHRAHEYLIKCALEMVDGALIHPLVGATKADDIPADVRMKCYDILLENYFPADRALLSVFPAAMRYAGPREAIFHAITRKNYGCTHFIVGRDHAGVGNYYGTYDAQKIFSEYGPGELGITPLMFEHSFWCKKSGGMASSKTSNSGMEDRFFLSGTRVREMLENGEEIPVEFTRPEVAAVLQESAKSKVSSS; this is encoded by the coding sequence ATGAGCATCGAACCGCATGGCGGAACCCTGATCGACCGCTGCGTTACAGGGGCGAAGAGGGAACAGCTGATCGAGGAAGCCGCCGGACTGCCGAAGGTCCTGCTGAACGAATGGCAGGTCTCGGACCTGGACATGATTGCCTGCGGTGCCATGAGTCCGCTCACGGGTTTCCTCGGGGAAGCGGACTATCGCTCCGTGGTGGACTCCATGCGTCTCGCGGATGGAACTCCGTGGTCGCTGCCCATCTGCCTTCGTGTGGATGAAGGCGCGGCGGACGGGGCGGATCGCGTTGCGCTGTGCGCGGCGGATGGCGGGCTGCTTGCGGTGATGGATGTGGCGGAGCGGTATCACGCCGACAAGACCTCGGAGGCGGTCAAGGTCTACCGGACGGACGAAGACGCCCACGCGGGTGTGGCTGCGCTCTACTCGCAAGGAGATGTCGCGCTGGGCGGAGAGGTTCATGTGGTGAACCGCGTTCCGTACGCGGACTTCCTTTCGCAGCGACTGGACCCGGCCGGGATTCGTGCCGTCATGAAGGAGCGGGGCTGGGAGACCATGGTGGGCTTCCAGACGCGCAATCCCATTCACCGGGCGCACGAGTACCTTATCAAGTGTGCGCTGGAGATGGTGGACGGCGCGCTGATTCACCCGCTCGTGGGCGCGACGAAAGCGGATGACATTCCCGCCGATGTCCGCATGAAGTGCTACGACATCCTGCTGGAGAACTACTTCCCGGCGGATCGGGCGCTGCTCTCCGTGTTCCCGGCGGCCATGCGGTATGCCGGGCCCAGAGAAGCCATCTTCCACGCCATCACCCGGAAGAACTACGGATGCACCCACTTCATCGTGGGGCGGGATCACGCGGGGGTGGGCAACTACTACGGAACCTACGACGCCCAGAAGATCTTCTCCGAGTACGGACCCGGGGAACTCGGGATCACTCCGCTGATGTTCGAGCACTCCTTCTGGTGCAAGAAGTCGGGCGGGATGGCGTCGAGCAAGACGAGCAATTCCGGCATGGAGGATCGGTTCTTCCTGAGCGGAACCCGAGTCCGGGAAATGCTGGAGAATGGGGAGGAGATCCCTGTGGAGTTCACGCGGCCGGAGGTGGCGGCGGTACTTCAGGAAAGTGCGAAGTCGAAGGTCTCGTCCTCGTAG
- the cysC gene encoding adenylyl-sulfate kinase: MSVPGFTVWFTGLPCSGKTTIAEIVAKRIQAECGKIEILDGDVVRTNLSKGLGFSREDRETNLNRIAFVCALLTRNGVPNIAAAISPFQNCRDFARDLIGNYVEAYARCPVEKCIERDVKGMYKKALAGEIKGFTGVDDPFDEPIDPEIICDTDKETVEESADRVIAYLRENGYLPKAPAEAPAAG, from the coding sequence ATGTCAGTACCCGGCTTCACCGTCTGGTTCACGGGCCTGCCCTGTTCCGGAAAGACCACCATCGCCGAGATCGTCGCAAAGCGCATTCAGGCGGAGTGTGGAAAGATCGAGATTCTCGATGGCGATGTCGTTCGCACGAATCTGTCGAAGGGACTGGGCTTCAGCCGGGAGGATCGTGAGACGAACCTCAACCGGATCGCTTTTGTCTGCGCCCTGCTGACGCGGAACGGTGTGCCGAACATTGCGGCTGCCATCTCCCCCTTCCAGAACTGCCGGGACTTTGCCCGGGACCTCATCGGGAACTATGTGGAGGCGTATGCCCGCTGTCCGGTTGAGAAGTGCATCGAGCGCGATGTGAAGGGGATGTACAAGAAGGCGCTTGCCGGAGAGATCAAGGGCTTCACCGGCGTCGACGATCCCTTCGACGAGCCGATCGATCCCGAGATCATCTGCGATACGGACAAGGAGACGGTCGAGGAATCGGCCGACCGGGTGATCGCCTATCTTCGGGAGAACGGTTACCTGCCGAAGGCTCCTGCCGAAGCCCCCGCCGCGGGATAG
- a CDS encoding sulfatase-like hydrolase/transferase: MVNDARLRDHPGASRRWIAACAALCVLPLLTASCGGPGKRAASVLVVTIDTLRPDHLGAYGHPGARTPHLDALARRGLQFTRARTPYPLTLPSHASIFTGLYPRSHGARRNDSFNLTREAPTLATILKSLGYETGAVVATFVLNSNFGLARGFDRYDDHWGMRGAGSGTLERRAQEVTDRALAWHFGIGERPFLLWAHFFDPHDDYEPPAPWDAAFPKSPYDGEIAHTDREFGRLLGTLDERGALRDAVIALTSDHGEAFGEHGEFGHGYFVYETTLRVPMILTGSGTARLGHEIRSDDARTVDLLPTLGDLLGLPLPEELPGRSLLTTRDSRPLLFETLEPEIAYGATRLAGLLDDNWKYIQAPVPELYNLDSDPDELRNLHRDTAPRAEEMRARLAETLARTAPATRGEAVDDETRDKLMALGYIGGDEGTSVTSRRDPKEIVDLIPVMHRGIELCRTGRMEEGVALLEEILLQDPGNGKALYWVSKSHADRGDFQAALTTYRAAIEMDPNVADYYNQAGLIFARAGETRNAVRSFRRALQLDPGLVAAHLNLATGLAQMGRPAKAREALDRALSIDPESDAAKQIARMLEETGRH, encoded by the coding sequence ATGGTGAACGACGCAAGACTACGCGACCACCCGGGTGCCTCCCGGCGATGGATCGCGGCGTGTGCCGCACTCTGCGTACTGCCCTTGCTGACCGCCTCCTGCGGCGGCCCCGGTAAGCGTGCTGCATCCGTCCTCGTGGTCACGATCGACACGCTCCGTCCCGACCACCTGGGCGCCTACGGACACCCGGGAGCGCGCACGCCGCACCTCGACGCGCTGGCCAGACGCGGCCTTCAGTTCACCAGGGCGCGTACGCCCTACCCGCTGACCCTCCCCTCCCACGCGTCCATCTTCACGGGGCTCTATCCACGCTCACACGGGGCGCGGCGAAACGACTCCTTCAACCTCACGCGCGAAGCCCCCACGCTCGCCACCATCCTGAAGTCGCTCGGCTACGAGACCGGTGCCGTCGTCGCCACCTTCGTCCTGAACTCCAACTTCGGACTTGCCCGGGGTTTTGACCGCTACGACGACCACTGGGGCATGCGCGGCGCGGGAAGCGGCACGCTGGAACGCCGCGCGCAGGAAGTCACCGACCGCGCCCTCGCCTGGCACTTTGGCATCGGGGAACGGCCCTTTCTGCTGTGGGCGCACTTCTTCGACCCGCACGACGACTACGAGCCCCCCGCTCCCTGGGACGCCGCGTTTCCGAAATCGCCCTACGATGGCGAGATCGCCCATACGGACCGTGAGTTCGGCCGGCTCCTCGGGACGCTGGACGAAAGAGGAGCCTTGCGCGACGCGGTGATCGCGCTCACCTCCGACCATGGCGAAGCATTCGGCGAGCACGGAGAGTTCGGCCACGGCTACTTCGTCTACGAGACCACCCTCCGCGTCCCGATGATCCTCACGGGAAGCGGGACCGCTCGCCTCGGGCACGAAATCCGCAGCGACGACGCCCGCACCGTGGATCTCCTGCCGACGCTCGGAGATCTCCTCGGGCTTCCTCTCCCTGAAGAGCTCCCCGGGCGATCCCTGTTGACCACTCGTGATTCGCGCCCGCTTCTGTTCGAGACGCTGGAACCGGAGATCGCCTACGGCGCGACCCGTCTGGCCGGACTCTTGGACGACAACTGGAAGTACATTCAGGCTCCCGTACCCGAACTCTACAATCTGGACTCGGATCCCGACGAACTGCGGAACCTCCACCGCGACACCGCCCCGCGCGCCGAAGAGATGCGAGCACGCCTTGCGGAGACTCTCGCCCGGACGGCCCCCGCGACCCGGGGCGAGGCGGTCGACGACGAGACCCGCGACAAGCTCATGGCCCTCGGATACATCGGAGGAGACGAAGGCACCTCCGTCACCTCCCGACGGGATCCCAAGGAGATCGTCGATCTCATCCCCGTGATGCACCGCGGCATCGAACTCTGTCGAACCGGTCGCATGGAGGAGGGGGTGGCGCTCCTGGAGGAGATCCTCCTGCAGGATCCCGGAAACGGGAAAGCCCTCTACTGGGTCAGCAAGTCTCACGCGGACCGTGGGGATTTCCAGGCAGCGCTCACCACCTACCGGGCCGCCATCGAGATGGATCCGAATGTGGCGGACTACTACAACCAGGCAGGGCTGATCTTCGCCCGGGCCGGGGAGACTCGAAACGCCGTGAGGAGCTTCCGACGCGCACTGCAGTTGGACCCCGGCCTGGTGGCCGCGCACCTGAACCTGGCGACGGGGCTGGCGCAGATGGGCCGTCCGGCGAAAGCCCGGGAGGCGCTGGATCGGGCGCTGAGCATCGATCCCGAAAGCGACGCGGCAAAGCAGATCGCGCGGATGCTCGAAGAAACGGGCAGGCACTGA